The uncultured Fibrobacter sp. genome has a window encoding:
- a CDS encoding type IV pilin protein: MLTKVLDKTKQKRRKGGFTIIELMVVIIIINVLSGVAIPKLSDYIEKTKQKIDLLTLYSLRDALSRALYQDDFSRIDESTTCSGRKNSKENLSKWLASKDGVTLFIIELHDILPANYQPDNKNRISDNQNMCGLLTSEGFWNDALREAGFEAVANILIDRQTGKYRKDKGYTAYQVKINNQNWWRTFPTKSLFVSKAMNGDPDAAMTGVGGQNRYNFKIRWTGANEKSHSLEVFIQSAQGTGAGKPFTTRLGTCFSTDHALCN, translated from the coding sequence ATTATTATCATTAACGTGCTTTCAGGCGTTGCCATACCCAAACTCTCGGACTATATCGAAAAAACTAAACAGAAAATTGATCTTTTGACACTTTATTCCTTGCGCGACGCCTTAAGCAGGGCTTTATACCAGGACGACTTTTCACGTATCGATGAATCGACAACCTGCAGCGGCAGAAAAAACAGCAAAGAAAACTTAAGCAAATGGTTAGCTAGCAAAGACGGCGTAACGTTATTCATTATCGAGCTACACGATATACTCCCTGCCAATTATCAACCTGACAACAAGAACAGAATCTCGGACAACCAAAACATGTGCGGACTCCTTACAAGCGAAGGCTTTTGGAACGACGCTCTTAGGGAAGCTGGTTTCGAAGCCGTAGCGAACATCCTCATCGACAGGCAAACCGGCAAATACCGAAAAGATAAGGGTTACACCGCCTACCAAGTGAAGATTAACAACCAAAACTGGTGGAGAACGTTCCCCACCAAGTCCCTTTTTGTCAGCAAGGCCATGAATGGAGACCCTGACGCCGCCATGACTGGAGTCGGTGGGCAAAATAGGTACAACTTTAAAATCAGGTGGACTGGCGCAAACGAGAAAAGTCATTCTCTCGAAGTTTTCATACAGAGCGCACAAGGCACAGGAGCGGGAAAACCGTTTACGACACGTCTCGGCACCTGTTTTTCAACAGATCACGCACTCTGCAACTAA
- a CDS encoding histidine triad nucleotide-binding protein: MSENCLFCKIIKGEIPSKKIYEDDDVFAFYDIAPQAPVHFLVVPKRHIATIMDMKPEDCELVGKMLYRAQIIAKELGIEESGARFVFNCKADAGQTVFHIHLHVLGGQVMGWPPFPEK, from the coding sequence ATGAGTGAAAACTGTCTTTTCTGCAAAATCATCAAGGGAGAAATCCCTTCCAAGAAAATCTACGAAGACGATGACGTATTCGCCTTCTATGACATCGCCCCGCAGGCTCCGGTACACTTTCTGGTGGTGCCGAAGCGCCACATCGCAACCATCATGGACATGAAGCCTGAAGATTGCGAACTCGTGGGCAAGATGCTCTACCGCGCACAAATTATCGCGAAGGAACTCGGCATCGAGGAATCCGGTGCACGATTCGTATTCAACTGCAAGGCCGACGCCGGACAGACGGTGTTCCACATTCACCTGCACGTGCTCGGCGGACAAGTCATGGGCTGGCCTCCGTTCCCGGAAAAATAG